In Silene latifolia isolate original U9 population chromosome X, ASM4854445v1, whole genome shotgun sequence, the following proteins share a genomic window:
- the LOC141620121 gene encoding uncharacterized protein LOC141620121 gives MDNGVFLVRFKTQKDKEELLNSGYYLFDNKPVIVKPWTPEAELVKGSVDIVPVWVKLYGIPLKFWGDCLPKIAGLGGNYVKRDDATKDRVRLGFARVMVELEFDKQLKEQVYFLDETGKRVTVNVDYEWRPVSCTLCDGVGHESAV, from the coding sequence ATGGATAATGGGGTGTTCCTGGTCCGGTTTAAGACTCAGAAAGATAAGGAAGAATTATTGAACTCGGGTTATTATCTGTTTGATAACAAACCAGTTATTGTCAAACCATGGACACCTGAGGCAGAATTGGTGAAAGGAAGTGTGGACATAGTCCCTGTCTGGGTTAAATTGTATGGAATTCCCCTCAAATTTTGGGGGGATTGTCTCCCTAAAATTGCAGGACTTGGGGGCAATTATGTTAAAAGGGATGATGCAACAAAGGACAGAGTTCGTCTAGGGTTTGCCAGGGTAATGGTAGAATTGGAATTTGATAAGCAACTTAAAGAACAAGTTTATTTCCTCGATGAAACTGGTAAACGTGTGACTGTGAATGTTGACTATGAATGGCGACCTGTTTCTTGTACTTTGTGTGATGGGGTGGGCCATGAGAGTGCAGTATGA